One stretch of Amycolatopsis tolypomycina DNA includes these proteins:
- a CDS encoding WS/DGAT domain-containing protein — translation MPNTRRTVGPHRRMPAQDSLWLHLDRPENPMVVTSVLWTSTPVDSARLRSLVSDRLLARYPVYFQRAVRHGRTLAWETDPGFELGKHLVVRDLPSPADQAALQAFVAARRGEPLDPRRPLWTIDLLQGYRGGSALVCRTHHAMADGIRLTQVLFSLLDPVERETAPHAKVGGAAPHREPVAQPVVRLGATALRVLGDTGARVQQQAARVHPVLETAVALPFLGATAAVGATGAVAGFLSSALDGGPRRAVDTVASAATTLWHSATGTGELLGPSTATGLWDGEPGVEKTAAWSDPVPLITLGRIGHDTGTTINDVCTALVAGALDRYFTSHGTARPGPSELGWLIPVSLSSFDDELPATLGNHFSLVLAQLPLGRRTFAERLAEVHRRVARIRDSVEPALTFGVQYAIAQSPAVLGRPVSRFFAGKAVGVLTNVPGPRARRTLAGAEVAGIVGWAPCSGRQAITICIFSYAGEVRFGFGTDRKLIPDPEALVDALAAEFVEAAQRA, via the coding sequence GTGCCGAACACGCGGAGAACCGTCGGGCCGCACCGCCGGATGCCGGCGCAGGACAGCCTGTGGCTGCACCTGGACCGGCCCGAGAACCCGATGGTCGTCACCTCGGTGCTCTGGACGAGCACGCCGGTGGACTCGGCGCGGCTGCGGTCGCTCGTGTCCGACCGCCTGCTCGCGCGGTACCCGGTGTACTTCCAGCGGGCCGTCCGGCACGGCCGTACGCTCGCCTGGGAGACCGATCCCGGCTTCGAGCTGGGCAAGCACCTCGTCGTGCGGGATCTGCCGTCGCCCGCCGACCAGGCGGCTCTGCAGGCGTTCGTCGCGGCGCGTCGCGGCGAGCCGCTCGACCCACGGCGTCCACTGTGGACCATCGACCTGCTGCAGGGCTACCGCGGCGGCAGCGCGCTCGTGTGCCGCACCCACCACGCGATGGCCGATGGCATCCGGTTGACGCAGGTCCTGTTCAGCCTCCTCGACCCGGTCGAGAGGGAGACGGCTCCGCACGCGAAGGTCGGCGGGGCCGCACCCCACCGCGAACCGGTGGCCCAGCCCGTGGTCCGGCTCGGCGCCACCGCGCTGCGGGTCCTCGGCGACACCGGTGCGAGGGTCCAGCAGCAGGCCGCCCGCGTCCACCCGGTGCTGGAGACCGCAGTAGCCCTGCCGTTCCTCGGCGCGACCGCTGCGGTCGGTGCCACGGGCGCGGTCGCCGGATTCCTGTCGTCGGCCCTCGACGGCGGTCCCCGGCGCGCGGTCGACACGGTCGCGAGCGCGGCGACAACGCTCTGGCACAGCGCGACCGGGACCGGCGAGCTGCTCGGACCGTCGACCGCCACCGGCCTGTGGGACGGCGAACCGGGCGTCGAGAAGACCGCGGCGTGGAGTGACCCGGTGCCGCTGATCACGCTCGGCCGGATCGGCCACGACACCGGGACGACGATCAACGACGTCTGCACCGCGCTCGTCGCGGGCGCCCTCGACCGGTACTTCACCAGCCACGGAACCGCCCGGCCCGGGCCGTCGGAGCTGGGCTGGCTGATCCCGGTGAGCCTGTCGTCCTTCGACGACGAGCTCCCGGCCACCCTCGGGAACCACTTCTCGCTGGTGCTGGCCCAGCTGCCGCTCGGCCGCCGGACGTTCGCCGAGCGGCTCGCCGAGGTGCACCGGCGGGTCGCCCGGATCCGTGACTCCGTCGAACCGGCGCTGACGTTCGGTGTGCAGTACGCGATCGCGCAGAGCCCGGCGGTGCTGGGCCGGCCCGTGAGCCGGTTCTTCGCCGGCAAGGCGGTCGGGGTGCTGACGAACGTGCCCGGCCCACGGGCGCGCAGGACGCTGGCGGGCGCGGAGGTGGCCGGGATCGTCGGCTGGGCGCCCTGCAGCGGCCGCCAGGCGATCACCATCTGCATCTTCAGCTACGCCGGGGAGGTGCGGTTCGGGTTCGGCACCGACCGGAAACTGATCCCGGACCCGGAGGCTCTGGTGGACGCGCTGGCGGCGGAATTCGTCGAAGCAGCTCAGCGAGCCTGA
- a CDS encoding Acg family FMN-binding oxidoreductase — MSTVEASGWTPAETEVLVRSMMRAPSVHNTQPWLLEAIPGELSVRERSEPALPHHDPQGRDRAASCGAAVANLELAVRTLGRSCVVSFLPEDEQPDLLARVAVGEPAAPAIEELRCYGAIARRASHRAPFEGVAVPGAVVRRVVTAGGAPGVEARRVHEVAALARLLHFAADTFRQDGAYQRELSLWTIRDERAHRHGVGIPASRIPAGSVPWAGLVRRATDIPETPELERRLAGETLLLFVTVDDSRLDHVRAGYAMERAWLAAVDLGLAAAVLTQPLHLAPVRSALCEDLGLTGFPQALLRIGYAAEADPPSPRRAAEEVLRRGP, encoded by the coding sequence GTGTCCACTGTGGAGGCGTCGGGCTGGACGCCCGCCGAGACCGAGGTGCTGGTCCGGTCGATGATGCGGGCGCCGTCAGTGCACAACACGCAGCCCTGGCTGCTTGAGGCCATCCCGGGGGAGCTGTCGGTGCGTGAACGCTCCGAACCGGCTCTGCCGCACCACGATCCGCAGGGCCGTGACCGAGCCGCCTCCTGCGGCGCGGCGGTGGCGAACCTCGAGCTGGCGGTCCGCACCCTCGGCCGCTCGTGCGTGGTCTCGTTCCTGCCGGAGGACGAGCAGCCCGACCTCCTCGCCCGGGTTGCCGTCGGCGAACCGGCCGCGCCGGCGATCGAGGAGCTCCGCTGCTATGGGGCCATCGCCCGCCGGGCCAGTCACCGCGCGCCGTTCGAAGGCGTGGCCGTGCCCGGGGCCGTGGTGCGGCGGGTCGTCACGGCGGGCGGGGCGCCGGGCGTCGAAGCCCGTCGAGTCCACGAGGTCGCCGCCCTCGCCCGATTGCTGCACTTCGCCGCGGACACCTTCCGGCAGGACGGCGCCTACCAGCGTGAGCTGTCGTTGTGGACGATCCGGGACGAGCGGGCCCACCGGCACGGCGTCGGCATCCCCGCGAGCAGGATCCCGGCCGGTTCGGTGCCCTGGGCGGGCCTGGTCCGCCGCGCGACCGACATCCCCGAAACGCCCGAACTCGAGCGCCGGCTGGCCGGGGAGACGCTCCTGCTCTTCGTGACCGTGGACGATTCCCGGCTCGACCACGTCCGGGCCGGCTACGCGATGGAGCGCGCCTGGCTCGCGGCGGTCGACCTCGGCCTGGCCGCCGCGGTGCTGACGCAGCCGCTGCACCTGGCGCCGGTGCGCTCGGCGCTGTGCGAGGACCTCGGGCTCACCGGTTTCCCCCAAGCCCTCCTCCGCATCGGTTACGCCGCGGAAGCGGATCCGCCGAGCCCGCGCCGGGCGGCGGAGGAGGTGCTGCGCCGCGGACCTTAG
- a CDS encoding Acg family FMN-binding oxidoreductase has product MDRAFPDDFTVKTAVAMAVRAPSVHNSQPWNWRLGDSSLHLYADPERRLPETDPDGRDLILSCGAALHHLRVGFAALGWAAEVHRLPNPGEPDHLAAITLHPHNPSQDEIAMAAAIPRRRTDRRRHSSWVVPRGHVEAMSRAAALEGTVLQAADNSARYYLATAIEEAADRHAADPAYRTELAAWSGRRLSPDGVPARNTPAPDDTPGALRTRPFADPLLAQPVGAKAEDDETVLLVLSTASDDRMSRLRAGEATSAVLLTANAFGLSSCPLTEPLELPDVRDTVTEHVTGGSFPQMVLRIGWAPANAEPLPATPRRDLEDVLQPLDAPPKHFQAY; this is encoded by the coding sequence ATGGACCGAGCATTCCCGGACGACTTCACCGTCAAGACCGCGGTCGCGATGGCGGTCCGCGCGCCGTCGGTGCACAACTCCCAGCCGTGGAACTGGCGGCTCGGCGACAGCTCCCTGCACCTCTACGCCGACCCGGAGCGGCGGTTGCCCGAAACCGACCCGGACGGCCGCGACCTGATCCTCAGCTGCGGTGCCGCGTTGCACCACCTCCGGGTCGGCTTCGCCGCACTCGGCTGGGCCGCGGAAGTGCACCGCCTGCCGAACCCCGGCGAGCCCGACCACCTGGCGGCGATCACGCTGCACCCGCACAACCCGTCCCAGGACGAGATCGCCATGGCCGCAGCCATTCCCCGGCGGCGGACCGACCGGCGCCGCCACAGCTCCTGGGTCGTCCCGCGCGGACACGTCGAAGCGATGTCCCGCGCGGCCGCGCTGGAAGGCACCGTGCTGCAGGCCGCCGACAACTCGGCGCGGTACTACCTGGCGACGGCGATCGAGGAGGCCGCGGACCGGCACGCCGCCGACCCGGCCTACCGCACCGAGCTGGCGGCGTGGAGCGGACGGCGTCTCTCGCCCGACGGCGTCCCCGCCCGCAACACCCCGGCACCGGACGACACACCCGGCGCGCTCCGGACCCGGCCCTTCGCCGACCCGTTGCTGGCCCAGCCGGTGGGCGCCAAGGCCGAGGACGACGAGACCGTCCTGCTGGTGCTGAGCACCGCGTCCGACGACCGGATGTCGCGGCTGCGGGCCGGCGAAGCGACGAGTGCCGTGCTGCTGACGGCGAACGCCTTCGGCCTGTCCTCGTGCCCGCTGACCGAGCCGCTCGAGCTGCCGGACGTCCGCGACACCGTGACCGAACACGTCACCGGCGGGTCGTTCCCCCAGATGGTGCTGCGCATCGGCTGGGCACCCGCCAACGCCGAGCCGCTGCCCGCCACTCCGCGCCGCGACCTCGAGGACGTGCTGCAGCCACTCGACGCTCCCCCGAAGCACTTCCAGGCCTACTAG
- a CDS encoding AAA family ATPase, with protein sequence MDEPWADVRETHIGAVFLVGDLAYKLKKPVDLGFLDFSTREARERACHREVELNRRLAPDVYLGVAEVTGPGGEVRDHLVVMRRMPEDRRLSTLVRRGAPLPATIRALARQLAAFHARAGRGPEIDADETRDAVRNRWRDSFAQVRPFHGDVLDPATAGEIEELAEEFLAGRAPLFDRRIAEGHVVDGHGDLLADDIFCLDDGPRVLDCLEFDDHLRHVDVLDDVAFLAMDLERLGAPAFGDQLLRDYREFTGDPAPPALVHHYLAYRAFVRAKVACLRHAQGDPRAAELAREYADLTLEHLRFGQVRLILVGGAPGTGKSTIAGGLADRLGATLLQSDRLRKELAGLTPVRRPAEGYREGIYDASHTDATYAELVHRAGELLALGETVVLDASWNAASHRALAAAAAGRTSSPPAAIRCLAPEAIAVHRITARTGALSDATPEIARRMAVDADPWPEAHPLPTSGTPAESLARALACLVPEHRKSPERRHSGPPDGRDRGARVKAAETSDDEAGR encoded by the coding sequence ATGGACGAACCCTGGGCCGACGTGCGCGAGACCCACATCGGTGCGGTCTTCCTCGTCGGAGACCTCGCCTACAAGCTGAAGAAGCCGGTCGACCTCGGCTTCCTGGACTTCTCGACGCGGGAAGCCCGCGAACGGGCGTGCCACCGGGAGGTGGAGCTGAACCGGCGGCTGGCCCCCGACGTCTACCTCGGGGTCGCCGAAGTCACGGGCCCTGGCGGCGAGGTCCGCGACCACCTGGTGGTGATGCGCCGGATGCCGGAAGACCGGCGGCTCTCGACCCTGGTCCGGCGCGGCGCACCGCTGCCCGCGACGATCCGGGCCCTGGCGCGGCAGCTGGCCGCCTTCCACGCCCGAGCCGGACGCGGGCCGGAGATCGACGCCGACGAGACCCGCGACGCCGTCCGGAACCGGTGGCGCGACAGCTTCGCCCAGGTCCGGCCCTTCCACGGCGACGTACTCGACCCCGCTACCGCCGGCGAGATCGAAGAACTCGCCGAGGAGTTCCTCGCCGGCCGCGCACCCCTGTTCGACCGCCGGATCGCCGAGGGGCACGTCGTCGACGGCCACGGGGACCTGCTGGCCGATGACATCTTCTGCCTCGACGACGGCCCTCGCGTGCTGGACTGCCTGGAGTTCGACGACCACCTCCGGCACGTCGACGTGCTCGACGACGTCGCCTTCCTCGCGATGGACCTCGAGCGGCTCGGCGCTCCCGCGTTCGGCGACCAGCTCCTGCGCGACTACCGCGAATTCACCGGCGACCCCGCGCCCCCGGCGCTGGTGCACCACTACCTCGCCTACCGCGCGTTCGTCCGCGCCAAGGTAGCCTGCCTCCGCCACGCGCAGGGCGATCCGCGAGCGGCTGAGCTGGCCCGCGAGTACGCCGACCTCACTCTGGAGCACCTGCGGTTCGGCCAGGTCCGCCTGATCCTCGTCGGCGGCGCGCCCGGCACCGGCAAGTCCACCATCGCCGGCGGGCTCGCCGACCGGCTCGGCGCCACGTTGCTGCAGTCCGATCGCCTGCGCAAGGAACTGGCCGGGCTCACGCCGGTCCGGCGTCCCGCCGAGGGCTACCGCGAAGGCATCTACGACGCCAGCCACACGGACGCGACCTACGCCGAACTCGTGCACCGCGCCGGCGAACTGCTGGCGCTGGGCGAAACCGTGGTGCTGGACGCGTCGTGGAACGCGGCCTCGCACCGGGCGCTCGCCGCCGCGGCCGCCGGGCGGACGAGCAGCCCGCCGGCCGCCATCCGCTGCCTGGCACCGGAAGCGATCGCCGTGCACCGCATCACGGCCCGGACCGGTGCCCTGTCCGACGCCACCCCCGAGATCGCGCGCCGGATGGCCGTGGACGCCGACCCCTGGCCCGAAGCGCATCCGCTGCCGACCAGCGGAACACCCGCGGAGTCGCTCGCGCGAGCCCTGGCCTGTCTGGTGCCCGAGCACCGAAAGTCCCCCGAGCGAAGGCACTCCGGCCCTCCCGACGGCCGCGACCGCGGTGCGAGGGTCAAGGCGGCAGAAACTTCCGACGACGAGGCAGGCCGATGA
- a CDS encoding wax ester/triacylglycerol synthase family O-acyltransferase, with amino-acid sequence MDRLGPLDAAFLEIEDEDPSSSMAIASIAIAEGPPPGLDEFTAAVLARLAGIPRYRQKVRAVPFDLAPPLWVDDPAFDAGAHFARIALPAPHDETALCELVALLMRDRLERDRPLWEFWVIEGLPDGRWAILTKVHHALADGLAATRLQTVLFGDAPADPRPAAEAADPGTAELLLDAVGSLLRTPWTQTRLLARELLHPNRLARRVSDAARGLAAMTSALLPVTATPLTGPLGRDRRYSTASVPLADVQAVARAFDVTVNDVLLAAVTGGFRELLLQRGETPAADSVRSLVPVSVRTGTALDNEVSLLLPLLPVDLTDPAQRLVRVHRRLGMLKAAKEADAGALLTATAAHEPFAPVAWAIRAAAHLPQRNIVTVTTNVRGPAEPLFALGRRIVRIHPYVPIALRVRIGVAMLSYAGEVTFGITADADAVPDTDVLAKAIEREFPALLAAAR; translated from the coding sequence ATGGACCGGCTCGGCCCGCTCGACGCGGCCTTCCTCGAGATCGAGGACGAGGACCCCAGCTCATCGATGGCGATCGCGTCGATCGCCATCGCCGAGGGACCGCCCCCGGGCCTCGACGAGTTCACCGCCGCCGTGCTCGCACGGCTGGCCGGCATCCCGCGCTACCGGCAGAAAGTGCGCGCTGTCCCGTTCGACCTCGCGCCGCCGCTCTGGGTCGACGACCCGGCGTTCGACGCGGGAGCGCACTTCGCGCGGATCGCGCTCCCCGCGCCGCACGACGAAACCGCGCTCTGCGAACTGGTCGCCCTGCTGATGAGGGACCGGCTCGAACGCGACCGCCCGCTCTGGGAGTTCTGGGTGATCGAAGGCCTCCCCGACGGGCGCTGGGCGATCCTGACGAAGGTGCACCACGCCCTGGCCGACGGACTGGCGGCCACGCGGCTGCAGACCGTCCTGTTCGGCGACGCCCCGGCCGACCCGCGTCCGGCCGCGGAAGCGGCCGACCCGGGCACGGCCGAGCTGCTGCTGGACGCGGTCGGCTCGCTGCTGCGGACGCCGTGGACCCAGACCCGGCTGCTCGCCCGCGAGCTGCTGCACCCGAACCGGCTGGCCCGCCGCGTCAGCGACGCCGCCCGTGGTCTCGCGGCGATGACGTCCGCGCTGCTGCCGGTTACAGCCACGCCGTTGACCGGCCCGCTCGGGCGCGACCGGCGCTACTCGACCGCGTCGGTGCCGCTGGCCGACGTCCAGGCCGTCGCACGGGCCTTCGACGTCACGGTGAACGACGTCCTGCTGGCCGCGGTCACCGGCGGGTTCCGGGAACTGCTGCTGCAGCGCGGCGAGACACCCGCCGCCGACAGCGTCCGGTCGCTGGTGCCGGTATCCGTGCGGACCGGCACCGCGCTCGACAACGAGGTCTCGCTCCTGCTGCCGCTGCTGCCGGTCGACCTGACCGACCCGGCCCAGCGGCTGGTCCGGGTGCACCGCCGGCTGGGCATGCTGAAGGCCGCCAAGGAGGCCGACGCCGGCGCGCTGCTCACCGCCACCGCGGCGCACGAGCCGTTCGCCCCGGTCGCGTGGGCGATCCGGGCGGCCGCGCACCTGCCGCAACGCAACATCGTCACGGTGACGACCAACGTGCGCGGCCCCGCCGAACCGCTGTTCGCCCTCGGCCGCCGGATCGTCCGGATCCACCCGTACGTGCCCATCGCGCTGCGGGTGCGGATCGGCGTGGCGATGCTCAGCTACGCCGGGGAGGTGACGTTCGGGATCACGGCGGACGCGGACGCGGTCCCGGACACCGACGTGCTCGCCAAGGCGATCGAGCGGGAGTTCCCGGCACTGCTGGCCGCGGCCCGCTGA
- a CDS encoding ABC transporter permease: protein MSALPTTRRILTQLRHDPRTIVLLVAVPSVLMILLRYVLNSEQRFSAVAPALLGIFPFTIMFLLTSVTTLRERTSGTLTRLMTLPIGKLDLLLGYALAFGLLATLQVVVAAGISLTWLGLDIAGSVWVLLLVVVLDALLGTALGLFVSAFARTEFQAIQFLPVFVLPQFLLCGLFVPRGEMGWVLGAVSDVLPLSYAVDALTQVTRSAEVDGTLVRDIGIIAGCAVLALLLGAATLRRRTP from the coding sequence ATGAGCGCCCTGCCCACCACCCGGCGGATCCTCACCCAGCTGCGGCACGACCCGCGCACGATCGTGCTGCTGGTCGCGGTGCCCAGCGTGCTGATGATCCTGCTGCGGTACGTGCTCAACTCCGAGCAGCGGTTCAGCGCGGTCGCGCCGGCCCTGCTCGGCATCTTCCCGTTCACGATCATGTTCCTGCTGACCTCGGTGACGACGTTGCGCGAACGCACGTCGGGGACGTTGACGCGCCTGATGACGCTGCCGATCGGCAAGCTCGACCTGCTCCTCGGGTACGCGCTGGCGTTCGGCCTGCTCGCGACGCTGCAGGTGGTCGTGGCCGCCGGGATCTCCCTGACCTGGCTGGGGCTCGACATCGCCGGCTCGGTCTGGGTGCTGCTGCTGGTCGTGGTGCTGGACGCGCTGCTCGGCACCGCGCTCGGCCTGTTCGTCAGCGCGTTCGCCCGCACCGAGTTCCAGGCGATCCAGTTCCTGCCGGTGTTCGTGCTGCCGCAGTTCCTGCTGTGCGGCCTGTTCGTGCCGCGCGGGGAGATGGGCTGGGTGCTCGGCGCGGTGTCGGACGTCCTGCCGCTGTCCTACGCGGTGGACGCGCTGACGCAGGTGACCCGCTCGGCCGAGGTCGACGGCACCCTGGTGCGCGACATCGGGATCATCGCCGGCTGCGCCGTGCTGGCGCTGCTGCTGGGCGCGGCGACCCTGCGCCGCCGCACGCCGTGA
- a CDS encoding ABC transporter ATP-binding protein: MDEPAIVVAGLRVRRGGDEVLRDIGFAVRRGTVTGLLGPNGCGKSTLMRSIVGVQVVESGRVEVLGRPAGHPELRRRIGYATQDPALYADLTVTEALRYFAAVLGCPASDVDRVITRTGLTSSARVLVGRLSGGQRGRANLAAALLGTPELLVLDEPTVGSDPELRDELWRLFHELAATGVTLLISSHVMDEAARCDDLLLLHRGQLLARGTPEALRTETGAPDLEQAFLRLIKGRSEASR, translated from the coding sequence GTGGACGAGCCGGCGATCGTCGTGGCCGGCCTGCGGGTCCGCCGCGGCGGCGACGAGGTGCTGCGCGACATCGGCTTCGCCGTGCGTCGCGGGACGGTGACCGGCCTGCTGGGGCCGAACGGCTGCGGCAAGAGCACGCTGATGCGCTCGATCGTCGGCGTGCAGGTGGTCGAGTCCGGGCGCGTGGAGGTGCTCGGCAGGCCCGCGGGCCACCCCGAGCTGCGCCGGCGGATCGGCTACGCCACCCAGGACCCGGCGCTCTACGCGGACCTGACGGTGACCGAAGCCCTGCGCTACTTCGCCGCGGTGCTCGGCTGCCCGGCGTCCGATGTGGACCGGGTGATCACCCGGACGGGGCTCACGTCGTCGGCCCGCGTCCTGGTCGGCCGCCTCTCCGGCGGCCAGCGCGGCCGGGCCAACCTGGCGGCGGCGCTGCTGGGCACGCCCGAGCTGCTGGTGCTGGACGAGCCGACGGTCGGCTCCGACCCCGAGCTGCGCGACGAGCTGTGGCGGCTGTTCCACGAGCTGGCCGCCACCGGCGTCACGCTGCTGATCTCCAGCCACGTCATGGACGAGGCCGCCCGCTGCGACGACCTCCTGCTGCTGCACCGCGGGCAGCTCCTCGCCCGCGGCACCCCGGAGGCGCTGCGGACGGAGACCGGCGCACCCGATCTCGAGCAGGCGTTCCTGCGCCTGATCAAGGGCCGTTCGGAGGCCTCGCGATGA
- a CDS encoding SulP family inorganic anion transporter translates to MSRLATARELLPGRADYDLRPPILRADLLAGVTVGVVALPLALAFGISSGAGAAAGLITAVVAGIVAAVFGGSPVQVSGPTGAMAVVLAPIVAVHGMSSVALVSILGGVVVLAAGAARLGRLVGYLPWPVVEGFTLGIACIIFLQQIPAAVGTTAPPGRNPLLGAGSALANAGSAAGWTVATVAVVAVIMLALPKLHRGIPASLVAVVLATVGAEVTHAPVPRIGTLPSSLVPTLPHFDLGVVRDLAGAVVAVAALAAIESLLSARVAATMTRGGPPVEPTRPDRELIGQGLASIASGLFGGMPATGAIARTAVNVRSGARTRLASISHALVILAVIYAATGLVSRIPLAALAGVLLITSLRMVPLATIREVVRASRSSTVTFAVTALVTVAADLILAVEIGLLVAAFFALRHLARAARARRDTLPGPAADGDEHIAIFRFEGAMFWGASERVVTEIAAAADDVLVVILRFSRLHLLDATGAKALGETIGELEARGVMVLLKGIQDHHQHLLTTTGVLRTGSHLFTHLDDAVAHARAHVQRASAQAR, encoded by the coding sequence GTGAGCCGCCTCGCGACCGCCCGGGAGCTGCTGCCCGGCCGCGCCGACTACGACCTGCGCCCGCCGATCCTGCGCGCGGACCTCCTCGCCGGCGTCACCGTCGGCGTCGTGGCCCTCCCGCTCGCGCTGGCCTTCGGCATCAGCTCGGGCGCCGGCGCGGCCGCCGGGCTCATCACCGCCGTGGTCGCCGGGATCGTGGCCGCGGTCTTCGGCGGTTCACCGGTCCAGGTCTCCGGCCCGACCGGGGCCATGGCCGTCGTCCTGGCGCCGATCGTCGCCGTCCACGGGATGTCCTCGGTGGCGCTGGTCTCGATCCTCGGCGGAGTGGTCGTGCTCGCCGCGGGCGCGGCACGGCTGGGCAGGCTGGTGGGCTACCTGCCCTGGCCGGTCGTCGAGGGGTTCACGCTCGGCATCGCCTGCATCATCTTCCTCCAGCAGATCCCCGCGGCCGTCGGGACGACCGCGCCGCCGGGGCGCAATCCGTTGCTGGGTGCGGGGTCCGCCCTCGCGAACGCCGGCAGCGCGGCGGGCTGGACGGTGGCGACGGTCGCCGTCGTGGCGGTGATCATGCTCGCGCTGCCGAAGCTGCACCGCGGGATCCCGGCGTCCCTGGTGGCGGTGGTCCTCGCGACCGTCGGTGCCGAAGTCACGCATGCCCCGGTGCCGCGCATCGGGACCCTGCCGAGCAGCCTCGTCCCCACCCTGCCGCACTTCGACCTCGGCGTGGTCCGCGATCTCGCCGGAGCCGTCGTCGCCGTGGCCGCACTCGCGGCCATCGAATCCCTGCTGTCGGCCCGGGTCGCCGCGACGATGACCCGTGGCGGCCCGCCGGTCGAGCCCACCCGCCCGGACCGCGAGCTCATCGGCCAAGGCCTCGCCTCGATCGCCAGCGGGCTGTTCGGCGGGATGCCCGCGACCGGCGCGATCGCCCGCACCGCGGTCAACGTCCGCTCCGGCGCGCGCACGCGGCTCGCGTCCATCAGCCACGCGCTGGTGATCCTCGCCGTGATCTACGCCGCCACCGGGCTCGTCTCCCGGATCCCGCTCGCCGCCCTCGCCGGTGTCCTGCTGATCACGAGCCTGCGCATGGTGCCACTCGCCACGATCCGCGAAGTCGTCCGGGCGAGCCGATCCAGCACAGTCACCTTCGCCGTGACCGCGCTCGTCACCGTCGCTGCCGACCTCATCCTCGCGGTGGAGATCGGCTTGCTGGTCGCCGCGTTCTTCGCGCTGCGCCACCTCGCCCGGGCCGCCCGGGCCCGCCGCGACACCCTGCCCGGCCCGGCCGCCGACGGCGACGAGCACATCGCGATCTTCCGGTTCGAGGGCGCGATGTTCTGGGGTGCTTCGGAACGGGTCGTCACCGAGATCGCGGCCGCGGCCGACGACGTCCTCGTCGTCATCCTGCGGTTCTCCCGCCTGCACCTGCTCGACGCGACCGGCGCGAAGGCGCTCGGCGAGACCATCGGGGAGCTGGAGGCGCGGGGCGTCATGGTGCTGCTGAAGGGAATCCAGGACCACCACCAGCACCTGCTGACCACCACCGGCGTCCTCCGCACCGGCAGCCACCTCTTCACCCATCTCGACGACGCGGTCGCCCACGCGCGTGCCCACGTGCAACGCGCGTCGGCTCAGGCTCGCTGA
- a CDS encoding SHOCT domain-containing protein, which yields MPYWHYPGTMGWAGGIGMLVLMALVLAALVALVVVLGRRGPQPPPPADPARRILDERFARGEIDQEEYERRRDALTRTR from the coding sequence ATGCCGTATTGGCACTATCCCGGAACCATGGGCTGGGCCGGCGGCATCGGCATGCTCGTGCTGATGGCGCTGGTGCTCGCCGCACTCGTCGCGCTCGTCGTCGTCCTGGGACGGCGGGGACCGCAGCCGCCGCCTCCGGCCGACCCGGCGCGGCGCATCCTCGACGAACGGTTCGCCCGCGGCGAGATCGACCAGGAGGAGTACGAACGCCGCCGAGACGCCTTGACGAGAACGAGATGA
- a CDS encoding ArsR/SmtB family transcription factor yields MPARSRTTEPLYRIKADLFKCLAHPIRIQVLEVLAAAGEQSTPVTRLLEVTDCEASHLSQHLAVLRRSGVVTSTRTGNAVEYWLAQPLVAELLVVARAFLLSSLTPDSARLRTAQELPPLPGASPQAILDAIAAKA; encoded by the coding sequence ATGCCCGCCCGCTCCCGCACGACCGAGCCGCTCTACCGGATCAAAGCCGACCTCTTCAAGTGCCTGGCCCACCCGATCCGGATCCAGGTGCTGGAGGTGCTCGCCGCGGCCGGCGAACAGAGCACGCCGGTCACCCGGCTGCTCGAAGTGACCGACTGCGAAGCGTCCCACCTCTCCCAGCACCTCGCCGTGCTCCGCCGCAGCGGAGTCGTCACCTCCACCCGCACCGGCAACGCCGTCGAGTACTGGCTCGCCCAGCCCCTCGTCGCGGAGCTCCTGGTCGTGGCCCGCGCCTTCCTGCTGTCCAGCCTGACCCCGGACTCCGCCCGGCTCCGGACCGCCCAGGAACTGCCGCCGCTGCCCGGAGCCAGCCCGCAGGCCATCCTCGACGCGATCGCGGCCAAGGCGTGA
- a CDS encoding DUF6292 family protein has protein sequence MIPLLTGIDRDHGLRSGLTGYLAAVSAAVGVGEESCTVDLDAPASAYIALDVRLSRHPGRDMALLWDERHGWAFAMETHSGEDLLVLAYLGGDLVPGPSRVRGFVSAIRSAGGASAPPVPPDLRGDRGELLDRLRRHRRIFPYSFRMG, from the coding sequence GTGATTCCCCTGCTCACCGGAATCGACCGTGATCACGGCCTGCGCAGCGGGCTGACCGGGTACCTGGCCGCGGTGAGCGCCGCGGTCGGCGTGGGGGAGGAGTCCTGCACCGTGGACCTCGACGCCCCCGCCTCGGCGTACATCGCCCTCGACGTGCGCCTGTCCCGCCACCCCGGCCGGGACATGGCCCTGCTGTGGGACGAACGGCACGGCTGGGCGTTCGCCATGGAGACCCATTCCGGCGAGGACCTGCTGGTGCTGGCCTACCTCGGCGGTGACCTCGTGCCCGGTCCTTCCCGCGTCCGCGGATTCGTCTCGGCGATCCGGTCCGCCGGTGGCGCGTCCGCTCCGCCCGTACCGCCGGATCTGCGCGGCGACCGCGGCGAACTGCTGGACCGCCTGCGCCGCCACCGCCGGATTTTCCCGTACTCGTTCCGGATGGGGTGA